A portion of the Kineosporia corallincola genome contains these proteins:
- a CDS encoding WxL protein peptidoglycan domain-containing protein, with translation MRPVKMLAAAALTLATLTGTLAGAGVAHAAPGAGDDVTWTVRTASNDFGDSRTSFAYDMKPGATLDDAMVVANRGSTPLTLNVYAADGFTTEAGQMDLVTKDAESTGVGAWVHAEKSSVTVKPGKTAELPFTVTVPENATPGDHAGGLITSLVQADSTETISVDRRLGIQVRLRVDGDLTPSFAIEDLKVDYDGGPLKGDADVSYTIRNTGNAILSGRGTASVEGPFGWFQAVGDEQGTPQQLLPGETWTVSGQVHGVVPAVRLTATATLLPVITDAAGSSTTLEPVTATTHAWVIPWIPLVALVVLILLVVAGIRLTRHRRAQRLAREDARVAEAVQEALRVK, from the coding sequence GTGAGACCCGTGAAGATGCTTGCCGCGGCAGCGCTGACCCTTGCCACCCTGACCGGCACGCTGGCCGGAGCCGGCGTCGCGCATGCCGCCCCGGGTGCCGGTGACGACGTCACCTGGACGGTGCGCACCGCGTCCAACGACTTCGGTGACAGCCGAACCAGTTTCGCCTACGACATGAAACCCGGTGCCACGCTGGACGACGCGATGGTCGTGGCCAACCGCGGCAGCACCCCGCTCACCCTGAACGTCTACGCCGCCGACGGTTTCACCACCGAGGCCGGCCAGATGGACCTGGTGACGAAGGACGCCGAGTCGACCGGGGTGGGGGCCTGGGTGCACGCGGAGAAGTCTTCGGTGACCGTGAAGCCCGGCAAGACCGCCGAACTGCCGTTCACCGTGACCGTTCCGGAGAACGCCACCCCCGGCGACCACGCCGGTGGCCTCATCACCTCGCTGGTGCAGGCCGACTCCACCGAGACCATCAGTGTCGACCGCCGTCTCGGCATCCAGGTCAGGCTGCGGGTGGACGGCGACCTCACGCCGTCCTTCGCGATCGAGGACCTGAAGGTGGACTACGACGGCGGCCCGCTGAAGGGCGACGCCGACGTCAGCTACACGATCCGCAACACCGGCAACGCGATCCTGTCCGGCCGGGGCACCGCGTCGGTCGAGGGCCCGTTCGGCTGGTTCCAGGCCGTCGGCGACGAGCAGGGCACCCCGCAGCAGCTGCTGCCCGGCGAGACCTGGACGGTGTCCGGCCAGGTGCACGGGGTGGTGCCGGCGGTGCGGCTGACCGCGACGGCGACCCTGCTGCCGGTGATCACCGACGCGGCCGGTTCCAGCACCACGCTGGAGCCCGTCACCGCCACCACCCACGCCTGGGTGATCCCGTGGATCCCGCTGGTGGCCCTGGTGGTGCTGATCCTGCTGGTCGTCGCGGGGATCCGGCTGACCCGCCACCGCCGGGCCCAGCGCCTGGCCCGGGAGGACGCCCGGGTGGCCGAGGCGGTGCAGGAGGCGCTGCGGGTGAAGTAG